The Gymnogyps californianus isolate 813 chromosome 5, ASM1813914v2, whole genome shotgun sequence genome contains a region encoding:
- the LOC127016460 gene encoding olfactory receptor 8I2-like: protein MMDGENLTVLSGFILLGFSDAPELQTTMFTLFLSLYVLMVLGNLMMILLINADPQLHTPMYFFLTHLSFIDFCLSSAIGPKALETFLLGRSHISFLGCFAQIYFFLALIICECFLLGVMAYDRYAAVCKPLLYATTMSRARCYGMMVLVYTTGFLTSLVHTVLAGRLSFCRARMINHFFCELPTLLQLSCSDTRANQILQVSSAGLNTVGSVLIILVSYIYILCTILQIPLARRRLKAFSTCASHLAAITIFYAPGMLAYVQPHKACSRDQAKLVSACYTVLTPTLNPLIYSLRNKEVKGALRRLWVQKVVPRLSRL from the coding sequence ATGATGGATGGAGAAAACCTCACTGTTTTGTCCGGCTTCATCCTCTTGGGCTTCTCTGATGCCCCAGAGCTACAAACCACCATGTTCACACTTTTCTTGTCCCTGTACGTTTTAATGGTGCTGGGGAACCTGATGATGATCCTGCTAATCAACGCCGACCCCCAGCTCCACACCCCCATGTATTTCTTCCTGACCCACTTATCTTTCAtagatttttgcctttcctccGCTATCGGCCCAAAAGCGCTGGAGACCTTCCTGCTGGGGAGAAGCCACATCTCTTTTTTGGGTTGCTTTGCccagatatattttttccttgctctgatCATCTGTGAGTGCTTCCTCCTGGGGGTGATGGCTTACGACCGGTACGCGGCTGTGTGCAAGCCGCTGCTTTACGCCACCACCATGTCCAGGGCGCGTTGCTACGGCATGATGGTGCTGGTGTACACCACGGGCTTCCTCACCTCCCTGGTTCACACCGTCCTGGCTGGGAGGTTGTCCTTCTGCCGGGCCAGGATGATCAACCACTTCTTCTGCGAGCTGCCCaccctcctgcagctctcctgctcagaCACCCGCGCAAACCAGATCTTGCAGGTTTCCAGTGCTGGGCTTAACACCGTGGGCTCTGTCCTGATAATCCTGGTTTCCTACATCTACATCCTCTGCACCATCCTGCAGATCCCTTTGGCCAGGAGGAGGCTTAAAGCCTTCTCTACCTGTGCCTCCCACCTGGCTGCCATCACCATCTTCTACGCGCCGGGGATGCTCGCCTACGTCCAGCCTCACAAGGCGTGCTCGCGGGATCAGGCCAAGCTGGTTTCAGCGTGTTACACCGTCCTGACCCCCACCCTcaaccccctcatctacagcctGAGGAACAAGGAGGTGAAGGGGGCCCTGAGGAGGCTGTGGGTGCAAAAGGTGGTGCCGCGTCTATCCAGGCTTTGA